The Ipomoea triloba cultivar NCNSP0323 chromosome 4, ASM357664v1 DNA segment CTCTGATTTGGTTTAGGTTTTCCCTTGAGGGTGGAACAGCAAATCTGCATTAATATTTGTAGTGAAAAATGGAGAGAGGGAAGCCAAAATATTATGGGTTTGCACTTTAAGATAGACCATATGATTTCCCCAAGTGATATTCCATTTTCACTTGAAAATAATTGTATTCTGTTTAAGTGATTGGCTCTGGGGCATAGGAGGTTATGACATTTCTTGCTATTGCATGTTTCAGCTATTAACCCATACTAATTGTCCTGTATTAACCAACAAGCTTATCCTTTCGTGTATAAACACTTATTTCTTTATGGTGTTCCTTAAAGTTTAAGTTATATTCATTTTCCTCTGCTTTAATGCTTTTCAGAGATTCCGAAGAATTTGGAGATGTCGAAAGTTTGGTGATGCATGCATTAACATCTTCAAAGGCTGGTGTCCGATCACAGCATTTCGGTTTTCACAAAGCGCTGTGTTTGTTGATGGGTTGGAAGAGTGCAGAGGCTCCCAACTCTGCATGGGTTCACAAAGTACTGCCTGAAGATGAAACCTTGGCTCTTAAGGAAGACCTTATCATCTGGCCTCCTGTTGTTGTCATTCATAACATTACCATAACCAACAGCAATCCCGACGAACGTGTTGTTGTATCTGTAGAAGAGCTGGAAGCTAAGCTCAGAGGTCtgttatatttttcttaaaaggATTTATGATATTGCACATCTCATTATACTGATTTTAGCATACACTGTATGGGCTTCAAGCTGCCTCACTGTATTCCAGACCTATGTGGTAGAAAATCTTCAAGCTCTTTGTTTTCTATATGTGAGACAGACACACCCGGAGGATTATtccttttgaagtgtttgtCTCACGGTGTGATTCAGTATATTACTTCTGATTATGCTAAATGTCCTTGGTGCGAAATGGTTTGTGATGTCAACTCCACGAAACTGCAAATTTGCTTATTTAGGATGAAGATAATTTACTTTGAAATTAATCAGCTAGGGATTACTATGTGCGTGCTGGTTCAATGGCCACCATATTGGATGTGTGTGTTAACTAACTTAACTTgtctttgttttctttaaaattgaCAATGAGTCTAGGTTGGgttgttttacttgttttacCTTGTATCATTTGGTCACAATGCCTGTGTTTGCTGCACTAACATTCATTAACTGCTTGTCTGCTTCTATTTCAGATATGGGTTTTGGAGGCAAGGTGTGTCGTGGGAAACCAGGAAATCTTAGCGTTCTGGTGGTTAAGTTTGCTGCCACTCTTACTGGTTTGCAGGAGGCAGAGAGACTCGGTAACTTGTATGCAGAGACAAAACATGGGAGGGCCGAGTTCGAGCAAGTTAGCACCGGGAGCTGTGTTAGTAACGAACAAGTCCCCTCGGCAGACAAGATGGAGGAGATTCTGTATGGCTACCTGGGAATTGTGGAGGACCTAGATAAACTTGATTTCGAGAGCAAGAGACGAAGTAAGTTGAAGAGCAAGAAGGAGATCCAGAGCATTTCTGTGGCaccttgaagaagaagaagaagaagaagaagagtggtTCATGGAACAGGAACCACGTAGTCGGCTATAAGAGATTTGGGTTTctatttggtttttgttttttgcttaTACTACGGAGTAGTTTGAAACTGGAAAAAGCCTTTAATTAGATGCTGTAGTTCAGCTTctgcaacttgcatacattttAATGCATTACAAATTCCTATTCTCTAAACGTTCTAACGATTTTACTCTTGTTTAAATTCCTGCAGAATGCTTATGTGAAAAATCCAATTTGGAAATAGTTTTGTCTAGCTAACTTCAATCCTTTTTGTGGGTCCCAACATCTACTTGAAGATGAGCATAGAGAGTGAAGGAATTGCCAAGTGCAATAACttataataacaattaaaaagaaagaaagaaattcttAAATTTCCATGCCAGCTGTCTCATGTGAAGAGGAGTGAGATACAAGATGTGAAGTATATAGATATTTCGCatcttatattttaaatatttgtaaattaatacgTTATGTTTGTGGAGTTGTATGATATGCACATAGTTGCTAGTGCAAGAAAGTAACAACAAATGTTTTGAGACTTTTGTGACAAGAAAGTTGTGTTTAAAGCCACAATGCAATGATGAAGTGAGAATTTCTACACTCACCCTAATCGTGGCCTTATAGGAAATCCAAGAATGATCCATAAACGACGTCGTCTAGCAGGCACATGTAGAATTCAGAATTTTATACATGGCTAAAACTCGTTGAGTCACATTAcgccctctctctctccctcccacTGATTTTCCCTCCATTTAGGCTCTTTGCTAAAATGCGCTCCAAGGACAGAATCTCCTACTTCTACGATGGTGAGTCCCCCATGTTTTTCCATATCTCGCATCTTCAATTTCTCGACCTTTCATTTCTCACTTGGATTTCTAATTCTCAAAACCCTAGTTCAAAAATAGGCgtgtatagtatatatgtatttatgtctGTGATTGTACTAATTTTGGAGTCGGCGAGCCGCAGGGGACGTTGGGAATGTCTACTTTGGGCCAAACCATCCGATGAAACCGCACCGGCTGTGTATGACTCATCATCTGGTTCTAGCTTACGGTCTCCACAACAAGATGGaaatttatgtatgtaattttttttttttttttaattagcgAGTATGTTGTTTCGCTAGTTAAATTTCGGTCTATTTACTcatacatgtatcttttgtaatGTTTGCTTGGAGTAGAGGCCTCATAAGGCATATCCAATTGAGTTGGCGCAGTTCCATACAGCTGATTACGTTGAATTTCTGCACCGGATAACGCCTGACACTCAACATTTATTTGGGAGTGACCTCAAAcgatgtaattttattattattattattgttgttgttgttgttgttgttgttgttcttgagtgacgagggaaacctgtAGGCTGTAGGAGTTTGTGACccgcaaaggaccacaaggaggtaaactacATTAGGTTGTCCATTGATgttgactggctcaaaccaagaagggcAATAGgcccttgtggttaccaagtcaacgaCCTAACTAATTTGGCTTGGGTAATTGGGTTGCCCctaattttattgttgttgttgttgttgttgttatcttGCTCATAAACATATATGGTTTAGGTTTTCTGGTTTTGTTTAGATACACTTGTGTAATAGCTAGCTAAAGGCCTTCTCACATGTGGAATATAGCTATTTTGGTTTAAGTAGGGGAGTGGGGTAGGTGGGGGTTGTCATGAGTTACTTACAAAACAGAGATGTATTAGTCATGCAGCAATTTTAGCATCATATGGTCTTATGTTTCCTGTCACGTATCTATTGGGCTATTTTTGCACTTCAGCAACATGATGTTCAAAATAAATGCTGTTTTCTTACCAGATAATCTTGGAGAAGATTGCCCTGTATTTGATAACCTGTTTGAGTTTTGCCAAATTTATGCTGGTGGAACAATAGGTAAATTCATCCCTGATAATTGTAATACAAATTAAGCACTGTGCCTATGCTGACACCTGACCAGTATTAATTGGCAGATGCTGCGCGTAGATTAAACAATCAACTCTGTGACGTCGCCATAAATTGGGCTGGTGGTTTGCACCACGCCAAAAAGTGTGAGGCTTCAGGATTTTGTTATATCAATGATCTAGTTCTGGGAATTTTGGAGCTTCTCAAATATCATCCCCGAGTTTTGTATATTGATATTGATGTACATCATGGAGATGGTGTGGAAGAGGCCTTTTATTTTACAGATAGGTAGCTTTACTCTCTTCACTTATCTCTTAATTTTTCTTAGGCCGGTATGTATTTGTAGTATTACATAATCCTTAACTTTTGTTTAATGTCAAATTCAAACATGGCCATAGATTTTAAACCCATTTAATGCTCAATCAAGTTCACTTTGTAGCTAGCAAATGCTATAGGTATTTAGAAATTGAATGGAAGTGATTGTGACTGACTGGCGCTTCAATACATTTGGGCCATAGTGACAAAGAAGTTGTTCTCTATCCTTGGCACAAACTTTTAAGAAATTTTCATGTCAGTAAAAGCCTGAACTTTCTTATTGCAATTCATATATCTCTTTACATTATTGATCCAATTTCTTTCTATGAGTGGGTAGTTGAAAATACCATATATATAGTTGATCATGCTTTTGTGCTTATTTTTCACCTTAGAGAAGTTATTTTCCACTGTTCTGGTTTATCTGCTCATCTCTATGCTATCACATTGGCATCTAATACTTTTGATATCTGCTTTAGTAGATCTCTGTTGCCAGTAAGTACATTTTGCTATTGGGTTCTTATCAAGAGATcatcagaaaaaaaaatgtataacaCATTGGGAAATTGTGTGAATGAACTTGTATATAAGAAATTTGATCTTTTGCTTCAGAAAAGTGATTTTAACTAAAATCAGATGTATGCAGAAATCACATTCTATACATTGTGATATGCTGGGGTTATgaattgatgattaaatttaaacattttaggGTAATGACGGTCAGTTTCCACAAGTATGGAGATAAGTTCTTTCCAGGAACAGGGGATATGAAGGTACACTTTATTGTTgcattcttatttttctttgcaaaatttcacattttgtgGAGTAATTTCCAGGGTGCTATTGCATTTTAGGAGCTTGCTTCATCTACTTTCCCTGACTGTATTTTATAGTTGTTgagataaaatatttatgttaGGCTTAATTAATTGCTACTTCTCAGTCGATTATTGTTTCATTATTAATGGTGATgataaaccaaataaaaaaaaaaaagagaattattatttgaaaatgcTATGTTATGCACTTTTGTTTCTTCTGGTATAACTTTCCTGATCGAGTACTGACACTTTGCTACTTAAGCTCAACTACCCCAACCCTTGCCATAAATGTGGCATTTTTTGCTGCTTTTAGTTTAATATTGCTCTCCACTTAGAATGacgaaaacttttttttttttttatttttaaattgaatatattaAATGTCTTTATAAGGTGTATTAAAGTGATGATTTATTTTGAAGGATATAGGAGAAAGAGATGGGAAATTTTATGCCATAAATGTGCCATTCAAGGATGGAATAGATGATTCCAGTTTCATTCGTCTCTTCCGAACAGTAAGATTGTTTCTAGAAACACAAATatcttcatttttgtttttgattgtaGTTGTTTCATTGTAAGATCTTGGCTTTGGGCATGGTATTTGTAGATTATTTCAAAGGTGGTTGAAACATATATACCAGGAGCAATAGTTCTCCAATGTGGGGCAGATTCACTAGCTGGTGATCGTTTGGGCTGCTTTAACCTCTCCATTGATGGTGCTAGTCTACTTGTAATTAAAGTTCTTTTTGTCCATAATTCTACCTTTTGCAAGCACAGCTCAGTTGTCTATCTTTTCCCAAGTACTAACCTTAGTTACAACTTTCTCGGTGATTTTTACATGGGTGTGTTTTATCTGATGCTTCTTGCAGGGCATGCTGAATGTGTTCGATTTGTGAAGAAATTTAATATTCCCCTGCtggtagattttttttttttttttttttgttttgttttgttttgttttctcaagCAGCTTGTGCTTAATGTAGTACTTTATGATTGATTAAAATGAGGCACCCTTTTGCAGGTAACTGGAGGAGGGGGGTATACAAAAGAAAATGTTGCTAGATGTTGGGCGTATGAAACAGGGATTCTTCTAGACTCAGAGCTTCCTAATGGTATGTTTGCTTGTACTCTGTAATTGTGTTGTGtcttttttttatcttttaaatttGGTTCTTCTAGACTCAGAGCTTAATGGTATGTTTGCTTGTACTCTGTAATTGTGTT contains these protein-coding regions:
- the LOC116016685 gene encoding histone deacetylase 9, which translates into the protein MRSKDRISYFYDGDVGNVYFGPNHPMKPHRLCMTHHLVLAYGLHNKMEIYRPHKAYPIELAQFHTADYVEFLHRITPDTQHLFGSDLKRYNLGEDCPVFDNLFEFCQIYAGGTIDAARRLNNQLCDVAINWAGGLHHAKKCEASGFCYINDLVLGILELLKYHPRVLYIDIDVHHGDGVEEAFYFTDRVMTVSFHKYGDKFFPGTGDMKDIGERDGKFYAINVPFKDGIDDSSFIRLFRTIISKVVETYIPGAIVLQCGADSLAGDRLGCFNLSIDGHAECVRFVKKFNIPLLVTGGGGYTKENVARCWAYETGILLDSELPNEIPDNDYIKYFGPDYSLKIPGGHIENLNSKSYLGTIKTHVLENLRYIQHAPSVQMQEVPPDFYIPDFDEDTQNPDERLDQHTQDKQIQRDDEYYEGDNDNDHSMDDA